From a region of the Cololabis saira isolate AMF1-May2022 chromosome 8, fColSai1.1, whole genome shotgun sequence genome:
- the LOC133449217 gene encoding E3 ubiquitin-protein ligase TRIM35-like: MASRSEENLLCSVCQDIFKDPVLLSCSHSFCRACLQSRWAQQETRPCPCCKRKSSWSKPPRNLALKNLCEAFLRDEERWAAAGPEHMCSLHGKKLQLFCLDHQEPVCLVCRDSRTHRDHQFIPIDEAAQELRQELQRDLTPLREKLTLFQQVREDCHHTAGYLQVQASDTENKIRQQFQKLHQFLEEEEKARVEALREEKEQKSQAMKEKVEALTQDMDILSNMIRATETELRAGDVSLLLNHKVATGRVRQGPVLQRVPGALIDVAKHLGNLTFNIWKKMKDRVRYSSMILDPNTADPELVVFDDLLIFTSAGLQKLPSNLERTRLPGIVLSSEGVKSGTHEWAVYVGRNADWEVGMLEADGGDTAEPRRWRISLKDGRYKALAGSGSEQDLQAGAPQRILVYLDFDKGKLWFRDILRKTAIHTFTHTFTGTLFPYMYTQSSGPLEILPLKFSVTTPSWED, translated from the coding sequence ATGGCCTCCAGGTCGGAGGAAAACCTCTTGTGTTCCGTTTGCCAGGACATTTTCAAAGACCCGGTCCTCCTGTCGTGCAGCCACAGCTTCTGCCGGGCCTGCCTTCAGTCGAGGTGGGCGCAGCAGGAAACACGACCGTGTCCGTGCTGCAAGAGGAAGTCATCGTGGAGCAAGCCTCCTCGCAACCTGGCGCTAAAGAACCTGTGCGAGGCCTTTCTGAGGGACGAGGAGCGGTGGGCAGCAGCCGGGCCCGAGCACATGTGCAGCCTGCATGGCAAGAAGCTCCAGCTCTTCTGTCTGGACCACCAGGAGCCGGTCTGCTTGGTCTGCCGGGACTCCAGGACTCACAGAGACCACCAGTTCATCCCCATCGATGAGGCGGCCCAGGAACTCCGCCAGGAGCTGCAGAGAGACCTGACACCCCtccgggagaagctgacgctctTCCAGCAGGTGAGGGAGGACTGCCACCACACGGCAGGATACCTCCAGGTCCAGGCCTCGGACACCGAGAACAAGATCCGGCAGCAATTTCAGAAGCTTCACCAGTTCttggaagaggaagaaaaggccAGGGTGGAGGCGCTGAGGGAGGAGAAGGAGCAGAAGAGTCAGGCGATGAAGGAGAAGGTGGAGGCTCTGACACAGGACATGGACATTCTTTCAAACATGATCAGAGCGACGGAGACAGAGCTGAGAGCCGGAGACGTCTCGCTGCTGCTCAACCACAAGGTGGCAACCGGGAGGGTCAGGCAGGGCCCGGTTCTGCAGCGGGTTCCAGGGGCTTTGATAGATGTGGCCAAACATCTGGGCAACCTGACCTTCAACATCTGGAAGAAGATGAAGGACAGAGTGCGCTACAGTTCCATGATCCTGGATCCAAACACCGCCGACCCAGAGCTCGTCGTGTTTGACGACCTGCTGATCTTCACATCCGCGGGGTTGCAAAAGCTGCCGAGCAACCTGGAGAGGACCAGGTTACCCGGCATCGTCCTGAGCTCCGAGGGGGTGAAGTCAGGGACTCACGAGTGGGCCGTGTATGTTGGACGCAACGCTGACTGGGAGGTGGGAATGCTGGAAGCTGATGGTGGCGACACAGCAGAGCCGCGGCGGTGGAGGATTTCACTCAAGGACGGTAGATACAAGGCGTTGGCTGGATCGGGCTCGGAGCAAGACCTGCAGGCGGGGGCGCCCCAGAGGATCTTGGTTTATCTGGACTTTGACAAGGGAAAGCTGTGGTTCCGGGATATTTTAAGAAAGACAGCCATCCACACCTTCACGCACACGTTCACGGGCACGCTGTTTCCTTACATGTACACCCAGAGTTCAGGCCCACTGGAGATCCTGCCATTAAAGTTTTCCGTGACGACACCGAGTTGGGAAGATTAG